A single window of Psychromonas ingrahamii 37 DNA harbors:
- the gpsA gene encoding NAD(P)H-dependent glycerol-3-phosphate dehydrogenase: protein MADNIAITVLGAGSYGSALAVSLARNGHPTLLWGHQEDHIKRLQADRENKKFLPNIKFPELLTPEVNLKVCLAATRNILLVVPSHVFALVLQQIKPFLTPQHRIAWATKGLEAKTGRLLQEVATDILGQHYPLAVISGPTFAMEVAKGLPTAVAVAGSESKFTQDIAALFHNNRNFRTYISDDFTAVQLGGAVKNVIAIGAGLADGLGFGANARTALITRGLAELTRLGVALGAKESSFMGMAGLGDLVLTCTDNQSRNRRFGLALGQGKGINAAQIEIGQVVEGYRNTEEVYNLSHRIGIEMPICEQIYYVLYQDKAVKQAAMDLLSRSPKDE, encoded by the coding sequence ATGGCAGATAATATAGCCATTACAGTCTTAGGGGCGGGATCATATGGCTCCGCCCTTGCTGTATCTTTGGCAAGAAACGGTCATCCCACCTTGCTTTGGGGACATCAAGAAGATCATATCAAACGGTTACAAGCTGATCGCGAAAACAAAAAGTTTTTGCCAAATATTAAATTTCCGGAACTATTAACACCGGAAGTTAATTTAAAGGTTTGTTTAGCTGCCACTCGCAATATTCTGTTGGTAGTCCCAAGCCATGTTTTTGCACTTGTTTTACAACAAATAAAACCATTTCTTACCCCGCAGCACCGCATTGCCTGGGCGACAAAAGGGTTAGAAGCCAAAACAGGGCGTTTATTGCAGGAAGTGGCTACGGACATCTTAGGGCAACATTACCCTTTAGCGGTCATTTCCGGTCCAACTTTTGCGATGGAAGTTGCGAAAGGATTACCGACCGCAGTGGCTGTCGCTGGATCTGAAAGCAAGTTTACTCAGGATATTGCCGCTCTCTTTCATAATAACCGTAATTTCAGAACCTATATTTCAGATGATTTCACTGCTGTACAACTAGGTGGTGCAGTGAAAAATGTGATTGCAATAGGGGCTGGCCTCGCCGATGGTTTAGGTTTTGGTGCAAATGCCCGTACCGCATTGATTACACGCGGCTTGGCTGAATTAACGCGTTTGGGTGTGGCGTTAGGCGCTAAAGAATCCTCTTTTATGGGCATGGCAGGTCTGGGTGATCTGGTATTAACTTGTACCGATAATCAATCTCGCAATCGCCGTTTTGGACTTGCTTTGGGGCAGGGTAAAGGGATTAACGCAGCGCAAATTGAAATAGGTCAAGTGGTAGAAGGTTATCGAAATACCGAAGAGGTGTATAACTTGTCGCATCGGATTGGCATTGAAATGCCCATTTGTGAACAAATTTATTATGTCTTATATCAGGATAAAGCCGTCAAACAAGCCGCGATGGACTTGTTATCCCGTAGCCCAAAGGACGAGTGA
- the secB gene encoding protein-export chaperone SecB, giving the protein MAEQQAQPEQVEFNIQRVYVKDISFECPGSPNIFKKEWSPEVSMDIDTKSQKLEDNVFEVVLTLTTTAKVGEELAFLCEVQQAGIFSVGNLEGEQMAHCLNAFCPNILFPYARETVSSLVTRGTFPQLNLAPVNFDALFQQAVLRKQSEEAKLNS; this is encoded by the coding sequence ATGGCAGAACAACAAGCTCAACCAGAACAAGTAGAATTCAATATCCAACGTGTCTATGTAAAAGATATTTCTTTTGAATGTCCAGGGTCACCAAACATTTTTAAAAAAGAGTGGTCACCTGAGGTATCAATGGATATTGATACAAAAAGCCAGAAATTAGAAGATAATGTCTTTGAAGTGGTTTTGACATTAACAACCACTGCAAAGGTTGGAGAAGAGCTTGCATTTTTATGTGAAGTTCAACAAGCGGGTATTTTCTCCGTTGGAAATTTAGAAGGCGAGCAAATGGCGCATTGTTTGAATGCATTTTGTCCTAATATTTTATTCCCTTATGCACGTGAAACAGTGTCAAGCCTGGTTACCCGTGGTACTTTCCCGCAGCTAAACCTCGCACCGGTAAATTTTGATGCATTATTTCAACAGGCTGTATTAAGAAAACAATCAGAAGAAGCTAAATTAAATTCTTAA
- the grxC gene encoding glutaredoxin 3: MATIVIYTTSWCPFCTRAKKLLDHKNVTYTEVDVSSSDARAKMVALTGGSTVPQLLINDKPEGGCDELYALERSGKLDKLLSQ; the protein is encoded by the coding sequence ATGGCAACAATAGTTATTTATACAACATCTTGGTGTCCATTTTGCACTCGTGCTAAAAAATTGTTGGACCATAAAAACGTTACTTACACTGAAGTTGATGTTTCGTCCTCGGATGCGCGCGCCAAAATGGTTGCGCTAACAGGCGGAAGTACAGTTCCTCAACTGCTTATCAATGATAAGCCTGAGGGCGGGTGTGATGAACTTTATGCGCTAGAGCGCAGTGGTAAACTGGATAAATTGTTAAGCCAATAA
- a CDS encoding rhodanese-like domain-containing protein has translation MQQYIDFFFNQPVLSIAWIAIAVMLVQSLVKHKISGVKSITAQDAIMMINKQNAIIVDVRSVEEYKKGHILNAKNIPVSQIDKGSFAEIEKHKEAPIILVCASGDRSSGAAGKLTKAGFTQVTNLLSGMNGWSGASLPTTKK, from the coding sequence ATGCAACAATATATAGATTTTTTTTTCAACCAGCCAGTGTTATCAATTGCATGGATTGCAATTGCAGTGATGCTGGTACAAAGCCTTGTTAAGCATAAAATTTCGGGTGTAAAAAGCATTACCGCGCAGGATGCGATCATGATGATAAATAAGCAAAATGCCATTATTGTTGATGTTCGCTCCGTTGAAGAATACAAAAAAGGCCATATTCTCAACGCAAAAAACATACCTGTGTCACAAATTGACAAAGGAAGTTTTGCAGAGATTGAAAAGCATAAAGAGGCCCCCATTATATTGGTCTGTGCTTCTGGTGATCGCTCATCGGGTGCCGCAGGTAAATTGACAAAAGCTGGTTTTACACAAGTAACCAACTTACTTTCAGGAATGAATGGTTGGTCTGGCGCTAGCTTACCCACAACGAAGAAGTAA
- the gpmM gene encoding 2,3-bisphosphoglycerate-independent phosphoglycerate mutase: MTIAKKPLVLLIMDGWGYRPNMPDNAVANANTPVLDKLCKDYANNLLSASGMDVGLPDGQMGNSEVGHTNIGAGRTVYQNLTKVTKSISDGDFFDNKNFVDAVDQAVAAGKAVHIMGLASPGGVHSHDQHIVAAIELAAQRGAKNILVHAFLDGRDTPPRSAAGTLALFDEKYAQLGVGRTATLVGRYFAMDRDNRWDRVEQAYNLLTQAKADHTAESALAGLENAYARDENDEFVKATVIGEPAAIEDGDAVLFMNFRADRARELTYTFTDSNFSGFERASVPNVHFVTLTEFADDITAPAAFSSERLTNTLGEWLADHGKTQLRISETEKYAHVTFFFNGGVESEFKGEDRTLIKSPSVATYDMQPEMSSIELTEKLVSAIKSTKYDVIICNYPNGDMVGHTGVYDAAVKACEAVDSCVGKVVAALKEVDGECLITADHGNAEQMIDPVTGGIHTAHTNLPVPFIYVGRNAEMASGGRLCDIAPTMLNLMDMEIPAEMTGTPLITLK; this comes from the coding sequence ATGACTATTGCTAAAAAACCACTTGTTTTATTAATTATGGATGGTTGGGGATACCGCCCAAATATGCCAGACAATGCTGTTGCAAATGCAAATACGCCGGTACTTGATAAGCTTTGTAAAGATTACGCCAACAACCTTCTCTCTGCATCTGGAATGGATGTTGGTTTACCAGACGGTCAAATGGGTAACTCAGAAGTGGGTCATACCAATATTGGAGCGGGTCGTACCGTTTATCAAAACTTAACCAAAGTCACTAAGTCTATTTCCGACGGTGATTTTTTTGACAATAAAAACTTTGTCGATGCGGTTGATCAAGCTGTTGCAGCCGGTAAAGCAGTACATATTATGGGGCTGGCCTCTCCCGGTGGCGTACATAGCCACGATCAGCATATTGTTGCTGCCATCGAATTAGCCGCTCAGCGTGGCGCAAAAAATATTTTAGTCCATGCTTTTCTGGATGGGCGTGATACACCACCAAGAAGTGCTGCAGGCACTCTGGCACTATTTGATGAAAAATATGCACAACTGGGCGTTGGGCGCACAGCGACATTAGTAGGTCGTTATTTCGCAATGGACCGAGATAACCGCTGGGATCGTGTTGAACAAGCCTATAACTTATTAACCCAGGCAAAAGCTGATCATACTGCAGAAAGCGCACTGGCCGGTTTAGAAAATGCCTATGCGCGCGATGAAAATGATGAATTCGTTAAAGCAACCGTTATTGGTGAACCAGCCGCCATTGAAGATGGTGATGCCGTTTTATTTATGAACTTCCGTGCAGATCGTGCACGTGAATTAACTTATACATTTACGGATTCAAACTTCTCAGGTTTTGAACGTGCAAGCGTCCCTAATGTTCACTTTGTCACACTGACTGAATTTGCCGATGACATTACGGCACCCGCCGCTTTTTCAAGTGAGCGATTAACTAACACGCTAGGTGAATGGTTAGCAGATCATGGTAAAACACAGTTACGTATATCAGAAACAGAGAAATACGCACATGTTACTTTCTTCTTCAACGGTGGCGTTGAATCTGAATTTAAAGGTGAAGATCGTACTTTGATTAAATCACCTTCGGTTGCAACCTACGATATGCAGCCGGAAATGAGCTCTATCGAGCTGACCGAAAAATTAGTCAGCGCAATCAAAAGCACAAAGTATGATGTGATTATTTGTAACTATCCGAATGGTGATATGGTTGGTCATACTGGTGTCTATGATGCGGCAGTTAAAGCTTGCGAAGCAGTTGACAGCTGTGTTGGTAAAGTTGTTGCTGCACTAAAAGAAGTCGATGGTGAGTGTTTAATTACAGCTGATCACGGCAATGCTGAGCAGATGATCGACCCGGTAACAGGGGGTATTCATACTGCACATACCAACTTGCCAGTGCCGTTTATTTACGTTGGTCGGAATGCAGAGATGGCGTCGGGCGGACGTTTATGTGACATTGCACCTACTATGTTGAACTTAATGGATATGGAAATCCCAGCAGAAATGACCGGTACCCCACTTATCACATTAAAATAA
- a CDS encoding murein hydrolase activator EnvC family protein, giving the protein MTNTNLSKKKRISAVLVNCFLLCFILSIQSSFAADKLATIELQIKTAKGAQNKQTKQQKLLEKLVANAEKETAIATLKVQQTKETIQLENSRLKQLIEQTAILEEDKIKQQKLLEQQLISSYMTGQTDLIKLILNQEDISKIIRAKSYYQYLNKARLESINALYETQQQLENNKSAQADSLLALTGLYERQKVSAEALLEQRAERSKALKELNQDLNYQYALLAQLGDQAQNLKEKLRKQSEARQKRELAAKAKAKAKALKNRQSKSEEKTNSNIAKGKEETYSNIAKQLGQLNWPIQGEVLSRFGSQRSGQVTWKGITIEANEGEKVQAVASGRVLFAGYFKGYGMVLALDHSDGYISLYGYNQTLLQETGDLVLQGDTIALAGHSGGQDNNSLYFELSHKGTAKDPLLWLKKKHN; this is encoded by the coding sequence ATGACCAACACCAACCTTAGCAAAAAAAAGCGCATTTCAGCAGTGTTGGTTAACTGCTTTCTTTTATGCTTTATCCTTTCAATCCAAAGCAGTTTTGCAGCTGATAAACTTGCGACAATTGAGCTCCAAATAAAAACCGCCAAAGGCGCGCAAAACAAGCAAACTAAACAACAGAAGTTATTGGAAAAGTTGGTTGCCAATGCTGAAAAAGAGACTGCCATTGCAACGCTTAAAGTACAGCAGACCAAGGAAACAATACAACTTGAAAACAGCCGCCTTAAACAATTAATCGAACAAACAGCCATACTTGAAGAAGATAAAATAAAACAACAAAAACTGCTTGAACAGCAATTAATCAGCTCCTACATGACAGGACAAACTGATTTAATAAAACTAATTTTAAATCAAGAAGATATCAGTAAAATAATTCGTGCAAAAAGTTATTACCAGTACCTTAATAAAGCACGTCTGGAAAGCATTAACGCACTGTATGAAACACAACAACAATTAGAAAATAACAAGTCTGCGCAAGCCGATTCTTTGCTGGCGTTAACCGGATTATATGAGAGACAGAAAGTAAGTGCAGAAGCGTTGCTCGAACAACGCGCGGAGCGAAGCAAAGCGTTAAAAGAGTTAAACCAAGATTTAAATTATCAGTATGCACTGCTGGCACAACTTGGTGATCAGGCACAAAATTTAAAAGAAAAACTCAGAAAACAAAGTGAAGCGCGACAAAAACGTGAATTAGCAGCAAAAGCAAAAGCAAAAGCAAAAGCACTTAAAAATAGACAATCCAAATCAGAAGAGAAAACTAATTCCAACATCGCTAAAGGAAAAGAGGAAACCTATTCCAATATTGCTAAACAATTAGGGCAATTGAATTGGCCAATTCAAGGAGAGGTTTTATCCCGGTTTGGCAGTCAGCGTAGTGGACAGGTAACGTGGAAGGGTATCACCATTGAGGCGAATGAAGGTGAAAAAGTACAGGCTGTCGCAAGCGGGCGAGTTTTATTTGCCGGCTATTTTAAAGGTTATGGCATGGTCCTCGCATTAGATCACAGTGATGGTTACATTAGCTTATATGGATACAACCAAACCCTGTTACAGGAAACAGGCGATCTTGTTCTACAGGGTGATACAATCGCCCTGGCCGGGCACAGTGGTGGACAAGATAATAACAGTCTATATTTTGAATTGAGCCACAAAGGTACAGCTAAAGATCCCCTGCTCTGGCTTAAAAAGAAACACAACTAG
- the panM gene encoding aspartate 1-decarboxylase autocleavage activator PanM — protein sequence MRLSVFLPEYSTQLFIDLSKLYQDYFSPEQLTKPSLQALIEDRQSQLFVTLFNARHLGALRVHTTEQEATLSLLCVRGLTRRRGIAKNLLKEIEKRLKNKNIVVIKMCLNEFPEQQKEGVTLFMQACGYSLTDSLFSKNL from the coding sequence ATGCGCTTGTCTGTATTTTTACCCGAATATTCAACACAATTATTTATTGATCTATCAAAACTCTATCAGGATTATTTTAGCCCGGAACAACTTACAAAACCGTCTCTGCAAGCATTAATTGAAGATCGACAATCGCAATTATTTGTAACCTTGTTTAATGCTCGTCACCTTGGTGCCCTAAGAGTACATACAACAGAGCAGGAAGCGACACTCAGCTTATTATGCGTGCGTGGCCTAACTCGCCGCCGGGGCATAGCGAAGAATCTTCTTAAGGAAATTGAAAAACGCCTCAAAAATAAAAATATTGTAGTTATTAAAATGTGTTTGAATGAATTTCCTGAACAACAGAAAGAAGGAGTGACTCTGTTTATGCAGGCATGTGGTTATTCATTGACAGATAGCCTATTCAGTAAGAATCTATAA
- the prmA gene encoding 50S ribosomal protein L11 methyltransferase yields MPWIQLKLNATAKNAENIGELLMENGALSVTFTDAQDVPIFEPAPGETRLWGNTDITGLYEAETNMLPILEQLRNSPLLSSDFSHKIEALEDKDWEREWMDKFHPMKFGQRLWICPSWKPVPDENAINVMLDPGLAFGTGTHPTTALCLTWLDSLDLQDKVVIDFGCGSGILAIAALKLGAKRVIGIDLDPQAITASRDNAQRNNVSDQLELYLPADLPEGIFADVLVANILAGPLRELSTNIESLVKSNGSLALSGILEQQADELIEVYGQWFTMEKATIKEEWARLSGIKNIAS; encoded by the coding sequence ATGCCTTGGATACAATTAAAGTTAAATGCAACTGCCAAAAATGCAGAAAACATAGGTGAACTGTTAATGGAAAATGGTGCATTATCGGTCACCTTTACCGATGCACAGGATGTCCCTATTTTTGAGCCTGCACCAGGTGAAACGCGTCTTTGGGGTAATACAGATATTACCGGTCTTTATGAAGCAGAAACGAATATGTTACCCATACTTGAGCAATTACGTAACAGTCCACTTTTAAGCAGTGATTTTTCCCACAAAATTGAAGCGCTGGAGGACAAAGACTGGGAACGTGAATGGATGGATAAATTCCACCCGATGAAATTTGGTCAACGTTTATGGATCTGCCCAAGCTGGAAGCCCGTACCCGATGAAAACGCTATCAATGTCATGCTTGATCCCGGGCTTGCATTTGGTACAGGTACACACCCCACCACCGCTTTATGTTTGACCTGGTTAGACAGCCTGGATTTACAAGATAAAGTGGTTATCGATTTTGGTTGTGGCTCCGGAATTTTAGCCATTGCAGCCTTAAAATTAGGTGCTAAAAGAGTGATTGGTATTGATCTTGATCCCCAGGCAATTACGGCTAGCCGCGATAATGCGCAACGTAACAATGTGTCAGATCAACTTGAATTATATTTACCAGCTGATTTACCCGAAGGTATTTTCGCCGATGTTTTAGTTGCGAATATTCTTGCAGGCCCGCTTCGTGAACTATCAACAAATATTGAATCCTTAGTAAAAAGCAACGGATCACTTGCATTATCAGGTATTCTAGAGCAACAAGCAGATGAATTGATTGAAGTTTACGGACAGTGGTTCACCATGGAGAAAGCAACGATTAAAGAAGAGTGGGCAAGACTTTCTGGGATCAAAAATATCGCCAGCTAA
- the dusB gene encoding tRNA dihydrouridine synthase DusB: MRIGQHQLDNKIILAPMAGVTDRPFRELCRKQGAGLAVSEMLSSNPRVWNSRKSKLRMDYHNESGIRSVQIAGSEPLAMATAAQLSVQQGAQIIDINMGCPAKKVNKKKAGSALLPHPELVRAILETVVDAVDVPVTLKIRTGWDPDSRNGLEIARIAEQSGIQALAVHGRTRQCFYNGFAEYDTIKKIKQNVTIPVIANGDITSVEKAKFVLDYTGADAIMIGRGAQGAPWIFNEINHYLTTGEQLSSPAKAEIAHILLGHVQALHGFYGEVMGPRIARKHVGWYLKEQDQLGHFKRQFNAIDCPYEQLKTLETYLNK; this comes from the coding sequence ATGCGCATCGGGCAGCATCAACTAGATAACAAAATCATTTTAGCACCCATGGCAGGGGTAACTGATCGTCCCTTCCGTGAGCTTTGCCGAAAACAAGGTGCAGGACTTGCAGTGTCCGAGATGCTGTCATCGAATCCGCGTGTATGGAACAGCAGGAAGTCGAAGTTAAGAATGGACTACCATAATGAATCTGGCATCAGATCAGTGCAAATTGCTGGCTCAGAGCCTTTGGCAATGGCGACAGCAGCACAGTTGAGTGTGCAACAAGGCGCTCAGATTATTGATATCAATATGGGTTGTCCCGCTAAAAAAGTGAATAAGAAAAAAGCAGGCTCAGCATTATTACCTCACCCAGAACTTGTGCGAGCAATTTTGGAAACCGTGGTTGATGCCGTTGATGTGCCTGTCACTTTAAAAATTCGCACTGGCTGGGATCCCGACAGTAGAAACGGTCTGGAAATCGCACGAATAGCAGAACAATCGGGCATCCAAGCACTTGCAGTGCACGGTCGTACTAGGCAATGTTTTTATAATGGATTTGCTGAATACGACACCATAAAAAAAATTAAACAAAATGTGACTATTCCTGTGATTGCAAATGGTGATATCACCTCAGTGGAAAAGGCAAAGTTTGTGCTTGATTACACTGGCGCTGACGCCATTATGATTGGACGAGGAGCACAAGGTGCTCCTTGGATATTCAATGAAATTAATCACTATCTAACAACCGGAGAGCAACTTTCCTCTCCGGCTAAAGCGGAAATTGCCCATATCCTTCTTGGTCATGTACAAGCTTTACATGGTTTTTACGGGGAAGTAATGGGACCTAGAATTGCCAGAAAGCATGTTGGATGGTATTTAAAAGAGCAAGATCAGTTAGGTCACTTTAAGCGACAATTCAATGCAATTGACTGCCCGTATGAGCAATTAAAAACATTAGAAACTTACTTAAATAAATAA
- the fis gene encoding DNA-binding transcriptional regulator Fis has protein sequence MFEQKISSEALTTTTSIPATGQITQRPLRDSVRQAVSGYVAQLNGQDPTELYELVLSEVEAPLLDIIMQYTRGNQTRAATMLGINRGTLRKKLKKYGMG, from the coding sequence ATGTTTGAACAAAAGATTTCGTCAGAAGCACTTACAACAACAACTAGTATTCCTGCTACAGGGCAAATAACTCAGCGACCACTTCGTGATTCGGTACGCCAAGCAGTGTCGGGTTATGTAGCGCAACTTAATGGTCAAGATCCAACTGAATTATATGAACTTGTTTTATCTGAAGTTGAAGCACCATTATTGGATATTATTATGCAGTATACTCGTGGTAATCAAACGCGTGCGGCAACTATGCTAGGCATTAACCGTGGTACATTACGCAAGAAACTGAAAAAATATGGCATGGGTTGA
- a CDS encoding YjaG family protein: MLLLPINEQLKNLQSWQQSVFCMALAQHSILHFHLFTEAIGSDHAQSIDTFNQLFWEKMTVKGAKINFAIQQDRFDEIIPDAREFDFYGVYPALDHCVILSCAFNSFLTESNDEAFNASQTSFATIASFMELQNGTEIDEQSLTELPLVQSELAFQKMLLKKLDHQRSPELIKSIRQFVLDLGVTNLGIALND; encoded by the coding sequence ATGCTCTTACTACCTATTAATGAACAGTTAAAAAATTTGCAGTCATGGCAGCAAAGTGTTTTCTGCATGGCACTCGCGCAACACAGTATTTTACATTTCCACCTTTTTACTGAAGCAATTGGAAGTGATCATGCGCAAAGTATTGATACTTTCAACCAACTTTTTTGGGAAAAAATGACAGTAAAAGGCGCAAAAATAAACTTCGCTATCCAACAGGATCGTTTTGATGAAATCATTCCGGATGCGCGTGAATTTGATTTTTACGGCGTTTATCCGGCGCTGGATCACTGTGTTATTTTGAGTTGTGCTTTTAACAGTTTTTTAACTGAATCAAACGATGAAGCTTTCAATGCCAGCCAAACCTCATTTGCAACGATCGCAAGTTTTATGGAATTACAAAATGGCACTGAAATCGATGAGCAGTCATTAACTGAGCTTCCACTGGTTCAGTCTGAGTTAGCTTTTCAAAAAATGTTACTTAAAAAATTAGATCATCAGCGTAGCCCTGAGCTAATAAAATCCATTAGACAGTTTGTTCTGGATCTTGGCGTGACTAATTTAGGTATCGCCCTCAATGATTAA
- a CDS encoding HU family DNA-binding protein has protein sequence MNKTQLITDIAEKAELTKVQAKAALEQMMTSVTDSLKDGEPVQLIGFGTFKVNHRAARTGRNPQTGADIQIKAANVPAFVAGKSLKEAVNK, from the coding sequence ATGAACAAAACTCAACTTATTACTGATATTGCAGAGAAAGCAGAACTAACAAAAGTTCAAGCTAAAGCGGCTTTAGAACAGATGATGACTAGCGTAACAGACAGTCTAAAAGATGGTGAGCCAGTACAGTTAATTGGATTTGGTACTTTTAAAGTAAACCACCGGGCAGCCCGTACAGGTCGAAATCCACAAACTGGGGCCGATATTCAAATCAAAGCGGCTAATGTACCTGCTTTTGTTGCCGGTAAATCGCTTAAAGAAGCCGTTAATAAATAA
- the purD gene encoding phosphoribosylamine--glycine ligase, translating into MNVLIIGSGGREHALAWKVAQNKQVKNIFVAPGNAGTALEAKVTNVAIDVEDIDGLVKFAKENRVELTIVGPEAPLVIGVVDAFTDAGLACFGPTKGAAQLEGSKAFTKDFLARHNIPTAWYQNFTEIEPAIAYVREKGAPIVIKADGLAAGKGVIVAMTLADAEEAIHDMLAGNAFGSAGHRVVIEEFLDGEEASFIVMVDGENIVPMATSQDHKRVGDGDTGPNTGGMGAYSPAPVVTPEMHQRIMDLVINPTVKGMAAEGNSYSGFLYAGLMIMADGTPKVIEYNCRFGDPETQPLLLRMKSDLVTLCLAGVNGELADMTAEFDQRAAIGIVLAAGGYPNEYKKGLVIEGLPDQEMEGLKVFHGGTKEVDGQIVTNGGRVLCATALGNTVTEAQQKAYALAKTISWDGMFYRHDIAHRAIAREQKK; encoded by the coding sequence ATGAATGTTTTAATTATTGGCAGCGGCGGCCGTGAGCATGCGCTTGCGTGGAAAGTCGCTCAAAATAAACAAGTTAAAAATATCTTTGTTGCCCCGGGCAATGCAGGAACGGCATTAGAAGCAAAAGTAACTAATGTTGCCATTGATGTTGAAGATATTGACGGATTAGTCAAATTTGCTAAAGAAAATCGTGTTGAATTAACGATTGTCGGCCCCGAAGCACCCTTAGTTATCGGTGTTGTAGATGCATTTACTGATGCCGGCCTTGCCTGTTTCGGTCCAACTAAGGGCGCGGCCCAGCTAGAAGGCTCAAAAGCGTTCACTAAGGACTTTTTAGCACGTCATAATATCCCAACGGCCTGGTACCAAAACTTTACTGAAATTGAGCCTGCGATCGCTTATGTTCGTGAAAAGGGTGCACCGATCGTCATTAAAGCTGACGGTCTTGCGGCGGGTAAAGGCGTTATTGTAGCGATGACACTTGCCGATGCGGAAGAAGCTATTCATGACATGCTAGCGGGCAATGCATTTGGCTCTGCCGGGCACCGTGTTGTTATTGAAGAGTTCTTAGACGGTGAAGAAGCTTCATTTATTGTGATGGTTGATGGCGAAAATATTGTTCCTATGGCCACCAGTCAAGATCATAAACGTGTCGGTGATGGTGATACCGGGCCAAATACGGGCGGTATGGGTGCATACTCTCCCGCGCCTGTAGTGACGCCTGAAATGCATCAGCGCATAATGGACTTAGTCATTAACCCAACTGTTAAAGGCATGGCGGCTGAAGGTAATAGTTACAGCGGTTTTCTTTATGCGGGTCTGATGATCATGGCCGATGGAACACCTAAAGTTATCGAATACAACTGTCGTTTTGGTGATCCGGAAACACAACCGCTGTTGTTGCGCATGAAGTCTGATCTGGTCACCTTATGCCTGGCGGGTGTAAATGGCGAATTGGCTGATATGACTGCTGAATTTGACCAACGTGCAGCGATCGGTATTGTCTTGGCGGCTGGTGGTTATCCTAATGAGTATAAAAAAGGCTTAGTGATCGAAGGTTTGCCTGACCAGGAAATGGAAGGCCTCAAAGTTTTCCATGGTGGTACCAAAGAAGTTGATGGCCAAATTGTTACCAATGGCGGACGTGTTTTGTGTGCGACAGCATTAGGCAATACAGTGACCGAGGCACAGCAAAAAGCTTACGCTCTGGCTAAGACAATTAGCTGGGATGGTATGTTCTATCGTCATGATATTGCTCATCGTGCGATTGCTCGTGAGCAGAAAAAATAA